tttcaaaggaTAAATTGCTCGAGGGCAAGTGAGGTCAAAGcgaataattgaattgaagaataaaCATATCAGGTGGTCTTTCTTTATCCAGCACACTAGTGtggatataaatcaaatacttgcgaaattatgaaaaaaaatcatcttttatCAAAATGGAGCTATGATTCTTTTCAAATTGTTGTCATGCcttaaatgttttgttttgaggATTTTCATGGATTGTCACGGAATGAATTTTCATGGATTGTCATggatttttatggaatgaTGGGTGACCGTTGGAGCGGCACTTGACTggaatgaatgatgaatgatgaataaTGAACGATGAATGATGGATGATGAacgatgaatgatgaatgatgagtGAGGATTTATGACAGAACCTAGTCTGCAGTTGAACTTTTAGCTCACAAAAGAACTTAGTAAGCCCGGGCCTTTTAACAAAACCCAcgtgtgttactgtgatggctTGACAACTATATAATGTATGTTCTGTTTTCGGCACGTGTCCACTAAGTACaccaagtactcagccctgcatgtatttataaatgtgcaggttgaacgtcaaGAGGATGGAGTGCTGATCGGAGTCGATGTTGTTAAACAACCAAGTTGATCTCCAAACGgttcgtgtcttcatacacgaagTCGTTTAGTAAGGACTTATTCCGCTGTGTTTTTGTGATGTGAGAATTGTAGAATCTCACCATCAactctgatttatttgagGAGACGTTCATTCTGTTTTCAAGACCATGTAATGAAATACTCGGCTTCTATGATACAAATTGACTTGGTCTTCGTGTAAATTCTCAAGTTCTATCTCTTTTCTTTCCCCGCTTCTTAAATCCCTCTTATAGTCGCGGTTTACCCGCtttcgctatccttagcaaaatgcggtcgtgacatgtctattactccctccgtccccgaataagagtagcacttttccatttcagtccaTTCCCGATTAAGAGtagcacttcattttttaccaaaattggtaattaggtctcacattccactaactcacttcactcacattttattataaaaccaatataaaaaagcgggtcccacattccacttactttttcaaccaactttttttttacatttcttaaaacccatgtccGGTCAAGGTGTTActcctaatcggggacggagggagtaacttggAGTTAGATGAACTTcgactttttattatttctaagttgtctttttgctatttttttgatagttttttattattcttacaGCTATTATACACCAATAAAGTTCATGTTTACAgtacttcatttattaaatatttcaaaatttagtaattgataatttttccTTGTgctatttttgtgatatttttgtttgtttaacaattattatgcataaatttcatgttttatggagtacttcattaattaaatacacacatatttttagtttccaaatcatttaattatttctatctCGTTAGTCATTACTCATCTCCTTTCACATCTTTATAATGTCGCAACACcagtataaaaaaatacctaaATTGAAATCTATTCATATATCAAAAGGATTAGGCTTGATTTCAACCAATTACAATATGTCTCAACTCAAGTTTCCAACTGCTTTTTGCATGAATGATAATGATGTCTTGAGAAAATTCACCAAAATGATGATGATGCCTATCCATTTAAAGTTTGTACAATGCAGACGTAACTATATACTGCATCTGTTCATCTGTTTGTGATTAATATCCCAGTTGAACATgaaacaacttttttttaaaattattttaagtgTATAGTACTAATTGGAGTGTGGTAGTGAAATATTTGACTCATATATATGCATAGTTGTTTgctttttattgagattccttaaacttcaataattttaaatccattttcagtttattttttatttccctttcttatttcctttttaatattcaattttattcccATCTTATAAACTCTGAAAATGAATTGGTTAGAAATTAAACATCAACAGCGTAAAAAATGAATGGTTTTGTGtgaaatggagaagaagaattacatccttttttaatattttcattaactTTGAATTAGAATATAATTTAACTTATTAATTTGACCAAAATGCATTTGATCCTTATTTTTTactcaaaaactaaaatatgattGATTTTGGAGTATagctaaatatatatatcattttaggttttagtgtATTAATGGATATCGTCTTGATACTCTAGAATGGAACAGTGAAcctagaaattttttaattcatttttgttaaaaaaagacTATAAAAAGTCCAAAACATTGGGTCCGTGGCCCATAAACCGAAGGCTGCTGGATTTTATAATATCAGTCAGATCCAAAATTTAAACCTAAAGCCCATTTCTACCAACTCCAGAAACCCTAATATACCTGTTTATCTCTATTCCTCCCTTTCTCAACGCATAGTTCACACATTCAGCCCTTCGATTCAACACCAGTAAGCAAATGCGCCCTGTTTTCAGaaaatttcttccattttcacTATATTAATCCGTCGTTGTGTTTTAATTCCGAAGTTTCCTCTTAATTTTTTGTAGGCGAATAAAAATTGTGCGAAGATGAGCAAAGGCACGGCGGCTGCGGCGGTGAAGGGCGGGAAGAAGAAGGGCGTTACCTTCGTTATCGATTGCTCGAAGCCGGTGGAGGATAAGATCATGGAGATCGCTTCGCTGGAGAAGTTTTTGCAGGAGAGAATTAAGGTCGGTGGCAAAGCTGGTGCTCTCGGCGACTCCGTTACTGTCAGCCGCGACAAGAGCAAGATCACCGTCACCGCCGATTCCAATTTCTCCAAAAGGTGTGTTAATTAAGTTTTGCTCATGTGTAATGTTGTCGATTTGGCTATTTGAATGAGCTGATACTGAAATGCTGaatcaactaaaataaatttttttcagttGTGTAATGTTGTGGATTGGCCTTTTTGAATTAGCTGGTAATGAATTACTCAATCaactaaaatgaattttgtttcaattgtGTAATGTTGTGGATTGGCTTATTTGAATTAGCTGATAATGAATTGCTGAATCAACTaaaatactacttttttttttcaattgtgtaGATTGGCCTATTTGAATAAGCTGATAATGAAATGcagaatcaacaaaaattgCTTATTTTCAATTGCTAAATCTTTATCTATGTGAACTGTGTTTAGAAATGGGAAACTGTCTATTAAGCTAGTTTTGACAACTGCATTGCCTTAATTGGAATAGAGGGGATTTAATTACCACAGTTTTGCAGTTTTGTTGAATGAAATGTCAGTTATGTAGCGTGGAACCAAAGGGCTATGTTGCATCGGTTTGTACTGAAATGTGcatttgcattttcatttgttggtAAGTTCTTTTTCGATAAAAAGACTGACTCTTGTGGATGTGCAGGTATTTGAAGTATTTGACTAAGAAATACTTGAAGAAGCACAATGTGAGGGATTGGCTTCGCGTGATTTCA
The nucleotide sequence above comes from Salvia hispanica cultivar TCC Black 2014 chromosome 5, UniMelb_Shisp_WGS_1.0, whole genome shotgun sequence. Encoded proteins:
- the LOC125186085 gene encoding 60S ribosomal protein L22-2-like translates to MSKGTAAAAVKGGKKKGVTFVIDCSKPVEDKIMEIASLEKFLQERIKVGGKAGALGDSVTVSRDKSKITVTADSNFSKRYLKYLTKKYLKKHNVRDWLRVISSNKERNVYELRYFNIAEQEGEEED